One window of Methanobacterium alcaliphilum genomic DNA carries:
- a CDS encoding UPF0147 family protein has protein sequence MSNEAFDRVSAILKHIMEDTSVPRNIRRAAEESNDILNKEDEDSTVRASTVISKLDEISNDPNIPIHARTLIWEILSELESIRN, from the coding sequence ATGAGTAATGAAGCATTTGATCGCGTTTCTGCAATTTTAAAACACATAATGGAAGATACCAGTGTCCCGCGTAATATAAGAAGGGCTGCTGAAGAATCAAACGACATATTGAATAAAGAAGATGAAGATTCTACTGTAAGGGCCAGTACTGTTATTTCTAAGCTGGATGAAATCAGTAATGATCCAAACATTCCTATACATGCACGAACATTAATTTGGGAAATTTTAAGTGAATTAGAGTCCATTAGGAACTAA
- a CDS encoding cobalt-precorrin 5A hydrolase — protein sequence MNLAIISLTESGKTLAENLKIMLLEDSTIFKVDTFHKNIKSTLNNIFSEYDAIIGIMATGIMVRNLADLLKTKTTDPAVIVMDEKGNNIISLLSGHLGGANQLSYKISDFLNSNPVITTATDVNGLIGIDELARKYYWKIKNPNQIRFFNREILHGEKIKLMSKNNIKYLLNEPYFEKTYEILDLDDKSNVNHDGIEAIVTNAESRLFLKPYKLVVGIGSRKNISHNLVLSALKKTFYLLDISIDRIDALATAEIKSKEEGILKTAVQLKKPLHIIKIADIKNFNSNQCSFSDFVDKNFGVPGICEPSALIAAGDNSKLIFKKTAYNGVTIAVAIAQ from the coding sequence ATGAACTTAGCAATTATTTCACTTACAGAATCTGGAAAAACCCTGGCTGAAAATCTTAAAATAATGTTGCTTGAAGATTCAACTATATTTAAAGTGGATACTTTTCATAAAAACATAAAATCAACTTTAAATAATATTTTTTCAGAATATGATGCTATAATTGGTATCATGGCCACAGGGATAATGGTTAGAAATTTAGCTGATCTATTAAAGACTAAAACTACAGATCCGGCAGTAATAGTGATGGATGAAAAAGGAAATAATATCATTAGTTTACTATCTGGACATTTAGGTGGTGCTAATCAATTATCCTATAAAATTAGTGATTTTTTAAATTCAAACCCTGTAATAACCACTGCAACAGATGTTAATGGATTAATAGGAATTGATGAATTGGCCAGAAAATATTACTGGAAAATAAAGAATCCAAATCAAATCCGTTTTTTCAACAGAGAAATTCTCCATGGGGAAAAAATAAAATTAATGAGTAAAAACAATATAAAATACTTATTAAATGAACCCTATTTTGAGAAAACTTATGAAATATTAGATTTAGATGATAAATCAAATGTAAATCATGATGGAATTGAAGCAATAGTAACTAATGCTGAGTCCAGACTTTTTTTGAAGCCTTATAAATTAGTAGTAGGTATAGGAAGCCGCAAGAATATATCTCATAATCTGGTCCTCAGTGCTCTTAAAAAAACATTTTATTTATTAGATATATCTATTGATAGAATTGATGCACTGGCCACGGCTGAAATTAAATCTAAGGAAGAAGGAATTTTAAAAACAGCTGTTCAACTAAAAAAACCTTTGCATATAATTAAAATCGCAGATATAAAAAATTTTAACTCAAATCAATGTTCCTTTTCGGATTTTGTAGATAAAAATTTTGGAGTTCCTGGAATCTGTGAGCCTAGTGCGCTTATTGCAGCTGGTGATAACTCTAAGTTAATTTTTAAGAAAACTGCTTATAATGGTGTTACTATAGCAGTTGCTATTGCTCAATAG